Proteins encoded together in one Planctopirus ephydatiae window:
- a CDS encoding ArdC family protein, which yields MPSQSEIQETITARIVEGLQSGIVPWKKPWKNDPNCGSPANIVSRRNYSGINPILLDLAAQANGFTSRYWATYPQWQQLGGQVKKRPDNVKPGHWGTNIVFFRQVKKTKIDAAGDEKIESFPLMKFYTVFNLDQVEGEKLAHLRPSTETTAQFPDFTEAEKVIAATVADIRFGGNRAVYTRPVGSFPNHSGGDFIRVPERVQFDSQHEFYATCFHELCHWSEIRLGWEGSYALGELIAELGACFLCCQTNIPSSDDLSNHTSYLAAWLKSLQDDRKFIFKAAAQASKASEFILKFSRPKVEVPELQEAEA from the coding sequence ATGCCCAGCCAATCAGAGATTCAAGAAACCATCACCGCCCGCATCGTCGAAGGTCTTCAAAGCGGAATCGTCCCGTGGAAGAAGCCTTGGAAAAACGATCCGAACTGCGGCTCCCCCGCCAATATCGTTTCTCGCCGCAATTACAGCGGCATCAATCCGATTCTGCTTGATCTCGCTGCTCAAGCCAACGGGTTCACGTCTCGCTATTGGGCGACATACCCGCAATGGCAACAGCTTGGTGGTCAGGTCAAGAAGCGACCCGACAACGTGAAGCCCGGCCATTGGGGAACGAACATTGTCTTCTTCCGTCAGGTGAAGAAAACGAAGATCGATGCGGCAGGTGACGAGAAGATCGAATCGTTCCCGCTGATGAAGTTCTATACGGTCTTCAATCTGGATCAGGTTGAGGGTGAAAAGCTCGCTCATCTTCGTCCCAGCACTGAGACCACGGCGCAATTCCCTGACTTCACCGAAGCTGAGAAGGTGATCGCCGCCACGGTTGCAGACATTCGGTTTGGGGGCAATCGGGCTGTCTATACTCGGCCTGTTGGTAGCTTTCCAAATCACAGCGGTGGTGATTTCATTCGGGTGCCGGAACGGGTTCAGTTTGATTCACAGCACGAATTCTATGCCACTTGCTTCCACGAACTTTGTCACTGGAGTGAGATTCGACTTGGTTGGGAAGGCAGTTACGCTCTCGGCGAGCTTATCGCAGAATTAGGAGCGTGCTTTCTGTGCTGCCAGACAAACATTCCGAGTTCCGACGACCTGAGCAATCACACGTCTTACTTGGCGGCGTGGCTCAAATCTCTTCAGGACGACCGAAAGTTCATCTTCAAAGCGGCGGCTCAAGCATCAAAGGCCAGCGAATTCATCTTGAAGTTCAGCCGTCCCAAAGTGGAAGTGCCGGAACTGCAAGAGGCAGAGGCGTAA
- a CDS encoding DUF2256 domain-containing protein, which produces MTHKKPNLPTKICPVCNRPFSWRKKWAKVWEQVRYCSDGCRRKSKSFTLKSDRYKATDSESQ; this is translated from the coding sequence ATGACCCACAAGAAGCCAAACCTGCCGACGAAGATTTGCCCGGTCTGCAACCGCCCATTCTCTTGGCGAAAGAAGTGGGCCAAGGTCTGGGAACAGGTGCGGTATTGCTCGGATGGGTGCCGAAGGAAGTCCAAATCTTTCACTCTGAAAAGTGACAGGTACAAGGCTACTGACTCGGAAAGTCAGTAG
- a CDS encoding alpha/beta fold hydrolase, translating to MATILFLHGWHSVPGGLKPSFLIQHGHQVINPALDDDDFPAALAAAQDAFDRCQPHVVVGSSRGGSVAMNINSGIAKLILLCPAWKNWGSATKVKPGTVILHCRTDEIIPFADSEELVRSSGATLIETGSDHRLADPQSLAAMLKACEESQVRD from the coding sequence ATGGCGACCATTCTTTTCCTCCACGGCTGGCACAGTGTTCCGGGCGGCTTGAAACCGAGCTTTCTGATTCAGCATGGCCATCAGGTCATCAACCCAGCCCTTGATGACGACGACTTTCCCGCCGCTCTTGCCGCAGCCCAAGACGCATTCGACCGCTGCCAGCCTCACGTCGTCGTTGGCTCTTCGAGGGGCGGTTCGGTCGCCATGAACATCAACAGCGGGATCGCCAAGCTCATTTTGCTCTGCCCGGCTTGGAAGAATTGGGGATCGGCCACGAAGGTCAAACCCGGCACGGTGATCCTTCACTGCCGAACTGATGAGATCATTCCTTTTGCCGACTCGGAAGAACTGGTCAGAAGCAGCGGCGCAACGCTGATCGAAACCGGCAGCGATCATCGATTGGCTGATCCGCAGTCATTGGCGGCGATGCTCAAGGCATGTGAGGAGAGCCAAGTCCGTGATTGA
- a CDS encoding thermonuclease family protein produces the protein MRFATTTAILLLAGLVLAAPPKVVEEFTGKVIGVTDGDTIKVLVNKDSVTVRLEGIDAPESGQSYGKKSKEALAEIVAGKTVNVKKTGTDKYGRTLGIVIVGDSDANAKMVEDGWAWHFKKYNDEERLAKLEDAALKAKRGLWADATPLAPWDYRARQRTPEVAPGEAKDQKLSYWLNTSSGVRHNERCEHFQKTKKGRLCGADEGKPCGICGG, from the coding sequence ATGCGATTCGCCACTACCACCGCCATTCTGCTCCTTGCGGGGCTGGTACTCGCCGCACCGCCGAAGGTTGTTGAGGAATTCACCGGCAAGGTGATCGGCGTCACGGATGGCGACACGATCAAGGTGCTGGTGAATAAAGATTCGGTCACGGTTCGGCTCGAAGGAATCGACGCCCCGGAATCCGGGCAGAGCTACGGCAAGAAGTCCAAGGAAGCGTTGGCTGAAATCGTGGCGGGCAAAACCGTCAACGTGAAGAAGACCGGCACGGACAAATACGGTCGCACACTCGGCATCGTGATCGTTGGCGATTCGGACGCCAATGCGAAAATGGTTGAGGACGGATGGGCGTGGCACTTCAAAAAATACAACGACGAAGAGCGGCTGGCCAAACTCGAAGACGCTGCTCTTAAAGCGAAGCGGGGATTGTGGGCCGACGCTACTCCACTTGCGCCGTGGGACTACCGGGCAAGGCAAAGGACACCGGAGGTTGCCCCCGGTGAGGCGAAAGACCAGAAGTTGTCGTACTGGCTGAATACGTCATCCGGCGTTCGGCACAACGAACGCTGCGAGCATTTCCAGAAGACCAAGAAGGGACGGCTCTGTGGGGCTGATGAGGGCAAGCCCTGTGGCATCTGTGGGGGGTAA
- a CDS encoding DUF3883 domain-containing protein, translated as MPQSIPAGLTREHVLRTLSDLDAGIDHHFGKPTGYELVHDNKRYAPKAVVGLACRYSIERMLQPEEFSGGEAPGQANFVLRKLGFTVVKKADEEKETQTGKDWSENEVRLIVADYFDMLESELLGKTYKKSEHRKSLIPQLSGRSEGSIEFKHQNVSGVLVELGLPYIEGYKPRSNYQSILATQVEALLDQRPGFLQQMASAPVLNPTQPKLITKPNFDEVIEDPPEKIFAPSVTGKPWLTRKVRKMDFAERDAANRQLGKLGEQFVFELEKYRLLLAGRDDLAQKVVWASQDIGDGLGFDIISFDEADDSERMLEVKATGLGKFFPFYVTSNEVRCSEDIPQQYQLFRVFDFGRSPRLYILHGSLRELCQLEPVLYRAVI; from the coding sequence ATGCCCCAATCCATTCCAGCAGGACTGACGAGGGAACACGTTCTCCGAACGCTGTCCGACCTTGATGCTGGAATCGACCATCACTTTGGCAAGCCCACCGGCTACGAACTTGTCCACGATAACAAGCGGTACGCTCCCAAGGCCGTCGTCGGGTTGGCCTGCCGGTACTCCATCGAACGAATGCTTCAGCCGGAAGAGTTCAGCGGCGGTGAAGCACCGGGTCAAGCCAACTTCGTTCTCAGAAAGCTCGGCTTCACCGTCGTCAAGAAGGCCGACGAAGAAAAAGAAACGCAGACCGGCAAGGACTGGTCCGAGAACGAAGTGCGCCTCATCGTGGCCGATTACTTCGACATGCTTGAATCGGAATTGCTTGGCAAAACCTACAAGAAGTCTGAGCATCGCAAGTCACTCATCCCGCAACTCTCTGGGCGATCCGAAGGTTCCATCGAGTTCAAGCACCAGAACGTGAGCGGCGTGCTGGTGGAATTGGGCCTGCCGTACATCGAAGGGTACAAGCCCCGCAGCAACTACCAGTCGATCCTTGCCACGCAAGTCGAAGCCCTCTTGGATCAGCGGCCCGGCTTCTTGCAGCAAATGGCGTCGGCACCCGTCTTGAACCCGACGCAGCCGAAGCTAATCACCAAGCCGAACTTCGATGAAGTCATCGAAGACCCGCCAGAAAAGATTTTCGCACCCTCGGTTACTGGAAAGCCGTGGCTCACCCGCAAGGTCCGCAAGATGGACTTTGCCGAACGAGACGCTGCAAATCGTCAACTTGGGAAGCTCGGTGAGCAATTCGTTTTTGAACTTGAGAAGTATCGCCTCTTGCTTGCCGGTCGGGATGATCTGGCCCAGAAAGTGGTTTGGGCCTCACAGGACATCGGCGACGGGTTGGGTTTCGACATCATTTCATTTGATGAAGCGGACGATTCCGAACGGATGCTGGAAGTGAAGGCTACCGGCCTCGGCAAGTTCTTCCCGTTTTACGTCACGTCGAATGAAGTCCGTTGCTCCGAAGATATTCCCCAGCAGTACCAATTGTTCCGGGTCTTCGACTTTGGGCGTTCACCACGGCTCTACATTCTGCACGGATCGCTGCGGGAGCTTTGCCAGCTTGAGCCGGTGTTGTACCGGGCGGTGATTTAA
- a CDS encoding AAA domain-containing protein — protein MSAISSDNSDEDFDYVPARFKVNLNLPTGDASLLVDAQEAVKREFRDSVKWKRLRCRRVEVLSESETGTIFILQIGHSVEFDWTWEGAVAFRPLVMKEDVEDQKPLFEKHGDETEIDDSILWTGEILEVDEATGRIFVCSTDPEHPPRKGSFYVRPFEFLAFLNSVFHEPAFDKVRPLLPDRLLATEGGVHPDANDIATVGLPKLSDWWRKSWSVLWGPPGTGKTYTTGHQVANILADSSERILVVSTTNRATDAAAIAIGRAAKSVASRDLEEGKLLRIGKGASLEQFERDQLTMMLRGTETEFLAEIDRLADELARSDRPEDKAVIRKQIKELRLQMRDSARRNFLDSDIRVVVGTAFRATTFLNCEEVKTGIETGTAPFTTIFIDEAGLISRAAVAALSLLASRRVVLVGDSKQLAPISRISRILPTSQMTWLANSGLSHLQSISTHENGVHVLQEQRRMHADVCSVVSTYQYDGFLTTAEDVHQRSYNLPMVLQGQPRTIWYVLDDDGEELPTIRAERGPGNRSWVRVATPKVLAKLFEDPTLRKAKGLFISPFKAQAKDIAALFAKNNIASWSASTVHSQQGSEADIVIFDSVNAGSYSWPYDEWKRLVNVALSRSRESIIMLASRAEMEEPYLRPLLKHLAPRVLRKRGQKVSWEEVPVRTLYLPPSGKPNTDPNSLGTQLSKRKELRPVLSNEQERLCGLELDGKPRLVRGVAGSGKTVVLAHWLMQTAKRLGDQPNLRIWAVFANRSLQSLIGDSIESAWEKESGGRSFPWDRVTLRHVREILDVLLPEVGLSMSSFQFEYDDAAAAYLAKKPVAAIAPRCDALFIDEAQDMGPNTLKLLSAIVRQKDENDGNSRSVNIFYDNAQNIYRRGTPTWSDLGLDMRGRSTVMKESFRSTKPITEFALNVLYRLQPPDSSPDHKELVSRGLIEKTQRNGEDWWTVRFNQIDGPKPSFRQFVNLDQEFEAIAEYCRELIQTEGVQPSDICLLYNSSNIKWRLETQVAPKLAEIGVEMSVQTNRPFERSSNMLLATTSHSFKGYDAEVVIVPAADQYTANDVGILANNLYVAMTRARSILTLFAQRMNNQHAKKLYGVIQECLDNLHERPSIETEISPQDDLVDILAMIGNEHRKWLVELWNRHHFSQEPLVTKNGELIAEPLFCFKRNGKPFACFGNEAPRQRVLQRLQDFGVTLLAVGQELPHEEPIPDEAS, from the coding sequence ATGAGCGCCATTTCTTCCGACAACTCCGATGAAGACTTCGATTACGTGCCAGCACGTTTCAAGGTCAATCTGAATTTGCCGACCGGAGATGCCTCGCTACTCGTGGATGCTCAAGAAGCTGTGAAGCGTGAGTTCCGAGATTCTGTGAAATGGAAACGCCTTCGATGCCGACGAGTCGAAGTATTGTCCGAGTCGGAAACAGGAACGATTTTCATTTTGCAGATCGGGCATTCCGTCGAGTTCGACTGGACTTGGGAAGGGGCTGTGGCATTTCGGCCACTGGTCATGAAGGAGGATGTTGAGGACCAGAAGCCACTATTCGAGAAACATGGAGACGAGACAGAGATCGATGACTCGATCCTTTGGACTGGAGAGATTCTGGAGGTTGACGAAGCAACGGGCCGAATCTTCGTCTGTAGCACGGACCCTGAACACCCACCACGAAAGGGTTCGTTTTACGTTCGCCCATTTGAGTTTCTTGCATTCCTCAACTCGGTGTTTCACGAACCGGCGTTTGACAAGGTGCGCCCACTTCTACCGGATCGCCTGTTGGCCACAGAAGGTGGCGTTCATCCAGATGCAAATGACATTGCTACGGTTGGTCTGCCAAAGCTGAGCGATTGGTGGCGCAAATCATGGAGCGTTCTCTGGGGTCCACCCGGAACCGGGAAGACGTACACCACCGGACATCAAGTTGCCAACATTCTGGCGGACAGCAGCGAACGCATTCTCGTTGTTTCGACGACAAACCGAGCGACGGACGCTGCTGCTATTGCAATCGGACGTGCTGCCAAGTCAGTCGCATCCCGTGATCTTGAGGAGGGCAAGCTCCTTCGAATTGGCAAGGGGGCATCGCTAGAGCAGTTCGAGCGTGACCAACTGACGATGATGCTTCGAGGTACGGAGACTGAGTTCCTCGCTGAGATCGATAGATTGGCCGACGAACTTGCTCGATCTGATCGGCCAGAAGACAAGGCGGTTATTCGGAAGCAGATCAAGGAACTGCGTCTGCAAATGCGGGACAGCGCCCGCCGCAACTTCTTGGATAGTGACATTCGAGTCGTTGTAGGTACGGCATTTCGGGCAACGACTTTCCTGAACTGTGAAGAAGTCAAAACCGGCATCGAAACCGGAACCGCTCCCTTCACAACAATCTTCATTGATGAGGCAGGGCTGATTTCACGGGCCGCAGTCGCCGCCCTCTCGTTGCTCGCCAGCCGACGAGTCGTGCTGGTGGGTGACTCGAAACAGTTGGCTCCCATAAGCCGGATTAGCCGCATCCTGCCGACGAGTCAAATGACGTGGTTGGCGAACAGCGGCCTTAGCCATCTACAGAGTATCTCGACTCATGAAAATGGCGTTCACGTTCTTCAAGAGCAACGGCGAATGCACGCTGACGTTTGTTCGGTCGTTTCGACTTATCAATACGACGGGTTTCTGACCACAGCAGAGGATGTCCATCAACGAAGCTACAATCTGCCGATGGTGCTTCAAGGGCAACCCCGCACAATCTGGTATGTGCTGGACGATGATGGCGAGGAGTTACCGACCATCCGAGCCGAGAGAGGACCGGGAAACCGAAGCTGGGTTAGAGTAGCCACACCAAAGGTTTTGGCAAAGCTCTTTGAAGACCCTACGCTTCGCAAAGCAAAGGGGCTGTTCATTTCGCCGTTCAAAGCTCAGGCCAAGGACATTGCTGCGCTCTTCGCCAAGAACAATATCGCCTCTTGGTCTGCCTCGACCGTACATAGTCAGCAAGGATCAGAGGCCGACATTGTGATTTTCGATTCAGTCAACGCCGGGAGTTACAGTTGGCCTTACGACGAATGGAAACGTCTTGTGAATGTCGCTTTGAGCCGATCACGAGAATCGATCATCATGCTCGCCAGTCGAGCCGAGATGGAAGAACCGTATCTGCGACCGTTGCTGAAGCACCTTGCTCCACGAGTGCTTCGCAAACGAGGTCAGAAAGTTAGTTGGGAGGAAGTGCCGGTCAGGACGCTGTATCTACCTCCGAGCGGCAAACCCAATACCGATCCAAACTCATTGGGAACACAGTTGTCCAAGCGGAAGGAACTTCGTCCCGTTCTCTCCAATGAACAGGAGCGGCTTTGCGGTCTGGAACTCGATGGCAAGCCTCGTCTTGTCCGTGGCGTGGCAGGCAGCGGAAAGACGGTTGTCTTGGCGCACTGGCTCATGCAAACGGCTAAGCGACTTGGCGACCAGCCAAATTTGCGAATTTGGGCTGTGTTTGCGAATCGTTCTTTGCAATCTCTCATCGGGGACTCGATTGAGTCGGCATGGGAAAAAGAATCAGGCGGCAGGTCGTTCCCGTGGGATCGGGTGACTTTGCGACATGTTCGAGAGATTCTTGATGTCTTGCTCCCCGAAGTCGGCTTGTCGATGAGTTCGTTCCAGTTTGAGTACGATGATGCTGCCGCTGCGTATCTCGCCAAGAAGCCGGTCGCTGCAATTGCTCCTCGGTGCGATGCGTTGTTTATCGACGAAGCTCAGGACATGGGACCAAACACGCTCAAACTGCTTTCGGCAATTGTGCGTCAGAAGGACGAGAACGATGGCAACAGTCGCTCGGTGAACATCTTCTACGACAATGCCCAGAACATCTACCGACGAGGAACTCCCACTTGGTCTGATTTGGGTCTCGACATGCGTGGTCGGTCCACGGTGATGAAGGAAAGCTTTCGCAGCACGAAGCCCATCACTGAGTTCGCACTTAACGTTCTGTACCGACTTCAGCCACCCGATAGTAGCCCGGATCACAAGGAGCTTGTTTCGAGAGGGTTGATCGAAAAGACACAGCGAAATGGAGAAGACTGGTGGACGGTGCGGTTCAACCAGATCGACGGGCCAAAGCCATCCTTTCGCCAATTCGTAAACCTCGATCAAGAATTCGAGGCGATTGCTGAATACTGCCGTGAGTTAATTCAGACTGAGGGTGTCCAGCCATCCGACATTTGCCTGCTCTACAACAGTTCGAACATAAAATGGCGATTGGAAACGCAGGTCGCACCTAAGCTCGCTGAGATCGGCGTCGAGATGTCGGTTCAAACGAATCGTCCTTTTGAACGCAGCAGCAATATGCTACTGGCCACGACATCGCATTCGTTCAAAGGATACGATGCGGAAGTCGTCATCGTTCCCGCTGCCGACCAATACACGGCGAATGACGTTGGTATTCTCGCCAACAATTTATATGTGGCGATGACACGGGCGAGGTCGATTCTCACGCTCTTCGCCCAGCGAATGAACAATCAGCACGCCAAGAAGCTGTACGGCGTCATTCAAGAGTGCCTCGACAACCTGCACGAGCGACCGTCAATCGAGACAGAGATCAGCCCGCAAGATGATCTTGTGGATATTCTCGCCATGATCGGCAATGAGCATCGGAAATGGTTGGTGGAACTTTGGAACCGACACCATTTTTCGCAGGAGCCGTTGGTGACGAAGAACGGTGAACTGATTGCCGAGCCGCTTTTCTGCTTCAAGCGAAACGGCAAACCATTTGCGTGTTTTGGAAACGAAGCACCACGGCAACGGGTTCTTCAGCGTCTCCAAGACTTCGGAGTTACTCTCTTGGCGGTCGGACAGGAATTGCCGCATGAAGAACCGATTCCAGACGAAGCCTCATGA
- a CDS encoding helix-turn-helix domain-containing protein, whose product MRLSTWSSLLLADLRPSMLSKDCKHPTILGGKQQPAATTESEAEMTFGERVRELRHAKGWSLRVLAEKVDVGFTYLSRVENGRLNFGDYPSDALIHRLADALEADEEELTVLAERVPERIRRRVLQRPDVFGALANCDDKTLDKLMTEIGKKRRNR is encoded by the coding sequence TTGCGATTGTCAACTTGGTCGTCATTACTGCTCGCCGATCTGCGGCCCTCTATGTTGTCTAAGGACTGCAAACATCCTACGATATTGGGGGGCAAGCAGCAACCAGCAGCGACCACGGAAAGCGAAGCAGAAATGACATTTGGCGAACGTGTTCGAGAACTTCGGCACGCCAAGGGTTGGAGCCTGCGGGTGTTGGCCGAAAAAGTCGATGTGGGGTTCACGTACCTGAGCCGTGTCGAGAACGGTCGGCTCAATTTCGGGGACTACCCCAGCGATGCCTTGATCCACCGACTGGCCGATGCTCTTGAAGCCGACGAAGAAGAATTGACCGTCCTTGCCGAGCGGGTGCCGGAGCGAATACGGCGGCGTGTTCTTCAGCGGCCCGACGTGTTCGGGGCATTGGCGAATTGCGATGACAAGACTCTCGACAAGTTGATGACGGAGATTGGAAAAAAGCGTCGCAATCGATAG
- a CDS encoding ATP-dependent helicase — MTTKLTIATVEESPQTGGSGSSFVLSPEQEKVVNHRGGHLQVIACAGAGKTEAISRRVASLILDGAEPSQIIAFTFTDRAAQSLKTRITKRIAEAKGPAFLDRLGPMFVGTIHSYCLRMLQDHVPEFGNFDILDENRLAGLLSREHKRLELSKLGNQHWRPIFDFLRNADVVENELIDGGLMKGTPFGDCYLAFKQTLYRYHFLTYGLLISAAVKALSRLEVANRVRANLRYLIVDEYQDVNPAQEKLISLLAQDPVQLCVVADDDQSIYQWRGSDVSNMLDFRKRYSPATSLTLSVNRRCRPKIISSANAFATSIAPRLTKKMEPHRQPGGPEVHGWAAETDAAEAVTIADTIERLRGEGFRYKDIAILYRSVRTASPPLIEEFKKRDIPFRCAGRTGLFLQPEASALGKLYALLSGNEWKSERYGESQSVDLDDVDHEFAAAFNEGETIPDLRPYLQDWQAMVKDNTAQVNLVRDYYRLLRLVGVNTLDLDDPADSARMGTLARFSQILADFEHVTRRARYVDEQGQQIFRGGQDRGIYFYQRLYNYLQYYALDAYEDFEGEDTFDLDAVDILTVHQSKGLEWPVVFLPSLVEGRFPSRYAGQSQDWLLPESVFPASVRKRYEGSDTEERRLFYVALTRAKDVVYLSRFRRKTNKFKPSPFLLEIVGSDPELAEQLPLPPTFTPSAESGDELPTVSFSELASYEGCPLKYRFSSSLGFQPQLVAELGYGRAIHHILRHIAEATKAKQQLPTLEEVEKVFAKEFYLPFANNAAFHNLLDRARSLVGKYLSDYSGELLRVWETERPFELHLEKGVVNGRADVILDREGGVVGNLGIVDYKTANDAKSDDVFAFQLAIYAAAGRGEGLDVKAAYLHALKESVRKNVPVDNVAISVARKRADTLIEGIVAAEFPPRPELSKCKVCDMRAICKHAQCSKYDL; from the coding sequence ATGACGACCAAGTTGACAATCGCAACAGTCGAAGAATCTCCGCAAACCGGGGGTAGCGGGTCGTCGTTTGTCTTGTCCCCTGAGCAAGAAAAAGTCGTCAACCACCGTGGCGGGCATCTTCAGGTGATTGCCTGTGCCGGTGCCGGAAAAACCGAAGCCATCTCCCGAAGGGTGGCATCGCTGATCCTTGACGGGGCCGAGCCTTCCCAGATCATCGCCTTCACGTTCACGGATCGGGCTGCTCAGTCACTCAAGACACGAATCACGAAGCGGATCGCTGAAGCCAAGGGACCGGCATTCTTGGATCGCCTCGGCCCCATGTTCGTGGGGACGATCCACTCGTACTGCCTGCGAATGCTTCAGGATCACGTTCCCGAATTCGGCAACTTCGACATTCTGGACGAGAACCGACTGGCGGGACTGCTTAGCCGGGAACACAAGCGGCTCGAACTCAGCAAGTTGGGGAACCAGCACTGGCGACCGATCTTCGACTTTCTGCGCAACGCCGACGTGGTGGAGAACGAACTGATCGACGGTGGGTTGATGAAGGGTACGCCGTTTGGCGACTGCTACCTCGCCTTCAAGCAAACCCTTTACCGTTATCATTTCCTAACCTACGGCCTGTTGATCTCAGCGGCGGTGAAAGCCCTTTCCCGACTGGAAGTGGCTAATCGGGTCCGAGCCAATCTGCGATACCTGATCGTGGACGAGTATCAAGACGTGAACCCGGCTCAGGAAAAACTGATTTCGCTTCTGGCTCAAGACCCCGTGCAGTTGTGCGTGGTCGCTGACGATGACCAGTCGATTTACCAGTGGCGTGGTTCCGACGTTTCCAACATGCTCGACTTCAGGAAACGCTATTCCCCGGCGACCTCGCTGACGCTTTCCGTGAATCGCCGCTGCCGCCCGAAGATCATCAGTTCGGCCAACGCCTTTGCAACATCCATTGCCCCTCGGCTCACGAAGAAAATGGAACCGCACCGGCAACCGGGCGGACCTGAAGTTCATGGCTGGGCCGCAGAAACCGATGCAGCCGAAGCAGTCACGATTGCAGATACCATCGAGCGGCTAAGGGGAGAGGGGTTTCGGTATAAGGACATCGCCATCCTTTACCGCTCTGTCCGAACCGCCTCACCGCCCTTGATCGAAGAATTCAAGAAGCGGGACATTCCCTTCCGCTGTGCCGGGCGCACGGGCCTGTTCCTTCAACCCGAAGCCTCTGCCCTTGGAAAGCTCTACGCCTTACTCAGCGGCAACGAGTGGAAGAGCGAACGCTACGGTGAATCGCAATCGGTTGACCTCGATGATGTGGACCACGAGTTCGCCGCCGCCTTCAACGAAGGGGAAACGATTCCCGACCTTCGCCCGTACTTACAAGACTGGCAGGCGATGGTCAAGGACAACACGGCTCAGGTAAACCTTGTCCGTGATTACTACCGTCTCTTGCGGCTGGTCGGCGTCAATACTCTTGATCTGGATGATCCCGCCGATTCCGCCCGCATGGGGACGCTGGCCCGCTTCTCGCAAATCCTTGCCGACTTTGAACACGTCACTCGCCGGGCAAGGTACGTTGACGAGCAAGGTCAGCAAATCTTTCGTGGCGGGCAAGACCGGGGCATCTACTTTTACCAGCGGCTCTACAACTACCTTCAGTATTACGCTCTCGATGCCTACGAAGATTTTGAAGGGGAAGACACCTTCGATCTGGATGCCGTGGACATCCTGACGGTGCATCAGTCGAAGGGGTTGGAATGGCCCGTGGTGTTCTTGCCGAGCTTGGTTGAGGGCCGGTTCCCCTCACGCTACGCCGGTCAGTCTCAGGATTGGCTGTTGCCCGAATCGGTTTTCCCCGCCTCCGTTCGCAAGCGATACGAAGGCAGCGATACAGAGGAACGCCGACTTTTCTATGTTGCGCTCACCCGTGCTAAGGATGTGGTTTACCTCTCCCGCTTCCGCCGCAAGACGAACAAGTTCAAACCGTCGCCGTTTCTCTTGGAGATTGTTGGCTCTGACCCTGAACTCGCCGAACAACTTCCCTTGCCGCCGACATTCACGCCTTCTGCGGAATCTGGCGATGAGTTGCCCACCGTGTCCTTTTCTGAACTGGCTTCCTACGAAGGATGCCCGCTCAAGTACCGATTCAGTTCGTCGCTGGGCTTTCAACCGCAACTGGTGGCTGAACTCGGTTACGGTCGTGCCATCCACCACATTCTGCGGCACATTGCCGAGGCAACGAAGGCCAAGCAACAACTTCCTACGCTTGAAGAAGTCGAGAAAGTATTCGCCAAAGAGTTCTACCTTCCCTTCGCCAACAACGCCGCATTTCACAACTTGCTCGACCGGGCCAGATCGCTCGTCGGCAAGTACCTCTCGGATTACAGCGGCGAATTGCTTCGGGTCTGGGAAACGGAACGGCCTTTTGAATTGCACTTGGAAAAGGGCGTAGTGAATGGCCGGGCCGATGTGATCCTCGACCGTGAAGGTGGTGTCGTCGGCAATCTTGGGATCGTGGACTACAAGACAGCGAACGATGCAAAATCGGACGACGTGTTCGCCTTTCAGTTGGCGATTTACGCCGCTGCGGGGCGTGGTGAAGGGTTGGACGTGAAAGCGGCTTACCTTCACGCTCTGAAGGAAAGTGTCAGAAAAAACGTGCCGGTTGATAACGTGGCAATCAGTGTGGCACGCAAGCGGGCGGACACATTGATCGAAGGGATCGTAGCCGCTGAGTTCCCGCCACGCCCTGAATTGTCTAAGTGCAAGGTGTGCGACATGCGGGCCATTTGCAAACACGCTCAATGCAGCAAGTACGACCTTTGA